One genomic window of Halobellus limi includes the following:
- the pglX gene encoding BREX-5 system adenine-specific DNA-methyltransferase PglX, with amino-acid sequence MDGNSAAPRKAQLDKEEREHLEDIVTEMRDRVEANVRYQLEECDLEVRPDDDASLSDEEEDLVEAIELEAVDGNEWADGYEQYITGVGYTIVNRLAALRCMEVRDFVDEEVTVFREDGLTPAADRLVNEEFMLEEEAVLEAYRNACEDLAEEIEILFDRSTAYSLIDPDDDTYEDLCEMLDEVPDEVWRADDVLGWVYEYYNVKLLDDLRRKGDREGLEPEDVPAANQFYTPHWVVRMLTDNSLGKLYLEDTGELSETVEAQESLTPDERKNRPLSPDESPDIADFCTYLVPSEEEGEPPAFDGPRDIRVIDPACGSGHFLLYAFDVLERIYRAETDLDHAEIPRKILRNNLYGVDLDMRACQLAAFNLYLKGRTRAEAEGASGFDMPEVGIVCADAKVADIEGVEEVFDEVADGKSDVEDALRRILDAFEEVHGLGSLLDVRGTLGDLFEDDSEQSGVQITLGDDPREDHTLGQILHSLRDAVDQHREEDSFLAQDLRSFVRLLDVLAQDYDVALMNPPYGSKNRMPDIVQKYVKNHYEYYQEYYINFFEVCDRVTKNEGRIGMLVPRSFMFKGSYQDFRSDFVGNRGSFDFLAEFGIGVLDNATVRTVGTVVRSGVDQDASGTFLRLHDLSSAEKEAAFINIISSEKSEINRLFEIELEEFAKIPRTPICYYTPSPVRSLYNTDNYLDAEHAGADGSSEFNAVPGLQTSDDDRFTRKHWETSDSDAFSPIAKGGENAWIMPQITDTVEWENNGRQLRRSSKSIRTRNEEFYGKEGLTWTFIKETGRRFGYFPGGLFSHTGFMLFPWGDNSLWQTMSILNSDLYHNLFLSQTTERHWNSGEIGAVPWIDELEELDILEELAKRQYEVKLEERIHKPVSPYYIAPSLYPDGSIGQFRYNHPHPEIIQEELDIEPELPDQTNSIRRAARESEKRRLERKKQLEKIHLDINREIYTDIDLSEATQEALEQEIFLRTSENPEDREVPDPESVPEVPDNLDEQVKDLVHHFAMEAVREESDGIIPLEGTEEQADMLDRIVERFEDAYGEHAEDRLVEVDDILGAESAADEAYPNLRSFIEDELFAYHVDTMENTPIVWKISTARLLADAKGEGFACFVDYHSLDASLFDRLSNQYLEPRKAELRERRSAANQRRNDESLSSTERADATDEFEFCGSALEQIAEFEEVMQELGSTTERDFDDDDRERVDALAPKVAAFREETAKRIETMAALREQKGEEWFEDTFSPSFWEKVEEWRDEWLDALDELEHACGEYAKPTDEPVEAHLADLFDYFNWRLKGSDHYSSTGILFMTYYFDSAGAELLDEDGEPFDTLTEDERMLASLATGLEDASIVDEEYLEEIADDEDVDGVGDLPPLAEFKALAEEIDDGCQTVYKRIPSDWSDRALSEVTTAGYQPNHKHGVAINITPLAEQSVVPEIVEDKVL; translated from the coding sequence AATTCTGCTGCACCTCGGAAGGCACAACTCGACAAGGAAGAGCGTGAGCATCTCGAGGACATCGTCACCGAGATGCGTGACCGGGTGGAGGCAAACGTCCGCTATCAACTCGAAGAGTGCGATCTCGAAGTTCGCCCGGACGACGACGCGTCTCTAAGCGACGAAGAGGAAGATCTCGTTGAGGCGATCGAACTCGAAGCGGTCGACGGCAACGAGTGGGCGGACGGCTACGAGCAGTACATCACGGGCGTCGGGTACACCATCGTCAACCGGCTGGCCGCACTCCGGTGCATGGAGGTGCGGGACTTCGTCGACGAGGAGGTCACCGTGTTCCGCGAGGACGGACTCACGCCAGCCGCCGACCGGCTGGTCAACGAGGAGTTTATGCTCGAGGAAGAGGCTGTCCTCGAAGCCTACCGGAACGCGTGCGAGGACCTCGCCGAGGAAATCGAGATTCTCTTCGACCGCTCGACGGCCTACAGTCTGATCGATCCCGACGACGACACCTACGAGGACCTCTGTGAGATGCTCGACGAGGTGCCCGACGAGGTCTGGCGAGCCGACGACGTGCTGGGCTGGGTCTACGAATACTACAACGTCAAGCTCCTCGACGATCTCCGGCGGAAGGGCGACCGCGAGGGGCTGGAGCCTGAGGACGTGCCAGCGGCGAACCAGTTCTACACGCCTCACTGGGTCGTCCGGATGCTCACCGACAACTCGCTCGGGAAGCTCTATCTCGAAGACACGGGCGAGTTGAGTGAGACCGTCGAGGCACAGGAGTCGCTCACGCCCGACGAGCGCAAGAACCGGCCGCTCTCCCCTGACGAGTCACCCGACATCGCGGACTTCTGTACCTACCTCGTACCCTCGGAGGAGGAGGGCGAGCCGCCGGCGTTCGACGGCCCCCGGGACATCCGCGTCATCGACCCGGCCTGTGGGAGCGGCCACTTCCTGCTGTACGCGTTCGACGTGCTGGAGCGCATCTACCGGGCCGAGACCGACCTCGACCACGCCGAGATTCCCCGGAAGATCCTGCGGAACAACCTCTACGGCGTCGACCTCGACATGCGAGCCTGCCAGCTCGCCGCGTTCAACCTCTATCTGAAGGGCCGAACGCGTGCCGAGGCAGAGGGGGCCAGCGGCTTCGACATGCCGGAGGTCGGCATCGTCTGTGCCGACGCGAAGGTGGCTGACATCGAGGGCGTCGAGGAGGTGTTCGACGAGGTGGCCGACGGGAAGTCCGACGTGGAGGATGCCCTCCGGCGTATCCTCGACGCGTTCGAAGAAGTTCACGGGCTCGGGAGTCTGCTCGACGTGCGCGGGACGCTCGGTGATCTGTTCGAGGACGACAGCGAGCAGTCCGGGGTTCAGATCACGCTCGGTGACGACCCGCGCGAGGATCACACGCTCGGGCAGATTCTACACAGTCTGCGTGATGCAGTCGACCAGCACCGGGAGGAGGACTCGTTCTTGGCGCAGGACTTGCGGAGCTTCGTCCGCCTGTTGGACGTGCTGGCGCAGGACTACGATGTGGCGCTGATGAACCCGCCATATGGATCGAAGAACCGAATGCCAGACATCGTTCAAAAATATGTGAAAAATCACTATGAATATTACCAAGAATATTATATAAATTTCTTCGAAGTCTGCGATCGAGTCACTAAGAATGAAGGTAGAATCGGAATGTTAGTTCCTCGCTCTTTTATGTTCAAGGGTAGCTATCAAGATTTCCGGTCGGATTTTGTCGGTAATCGTGGAAGTTTTGACTTCTTGGCAGAGTTCGGGATTGGTGTACTTGATAATGCCACCGTCCGGACGGTGGGTACAGTCGTGCGGTCAGGTGTTGATCAGGATGCTTCTGGAACATTTCTGCGGCTACATGACCTCTCCAGTGCGGAAAAAGAAGCTGCTTTTATCAATATAATATCTTCTGAAAAATCTGAAATAAATCGACTCTTTGAGATAGAGTTAGAAGAGTTTGCGAAGATACCCCGGACACCGATTTGTTACTATACGCCATCTCCCGTACGGAGTCTATATAATACTGACAATTATCTCGATGCAGAACACGCTGGTGCCGATGGCAGTTCCGAATTTAACGCGGTTCCGGGCCTTCAAACATCAGACGATGACCGGTTCACAAGGAAGCACTGGGAAACTTCAGATTCAGATGCATTCTCTCCGATCGCAAAGGGTGGCGAAAATGCGTGGATAATGCCACAAATCACAGACACTGTAGAGTGGGAGAATAATGGAAGGCAATTAAGAAGATCTAGTAAATCAATTCGGACTCGGAATGAGGAATTCTACGGGAAAGAGGGGCTGACATGGACATTTATTAAGGAGACAGGTAGGAGATTCGGGTATTTCCCCGGTGGCCTATTTAGTCACACCGGCTTCATGCTGTTTCCATGGGGAGATAATTCCCTATGGCAAACGATGTCCATCCTGAATTCCGATCTATATCACAACTTGTTCCTCTCTCAGACAACCGAACGTCACTGGAATTCTGGAGAGATTGGAGCCGTTCCTTGGATAGATGAACTTGAAGAGCTGGATATATTAGAGGAACTTGCCAAAAGACAATATGAGGTTAAGTTAGAAGAGCGGATTCATAAGCCAGTCAGCCCTTACTATATAGCGCCTTCTCTCTATCCAGATGGCTCAATCGGACAATTTCGATATAATCATCCTCATCCGGAAATCATCCAAGAGGAACTCGATATTGAACCAGAGCTACCAGATCAAACCAACTCGATCAGACGCGCTGCGAGAGAAAGCGAAAAACGGCGGTTAGAAAGGAAGAAACAACTTGAGAAAATACATCTCGATATAAATAGAGAAATTTACACTGATATTGATTTATCCGAGGCCACACAGGAAGCACTGGAACAGGAAATTTTCCTCCGAACATCAGAAAATCCCGAAGACCGCGAAGTCCCCGACCCCGAGTCCGTTCCCGAAGTCCCCGACAACCTCGACGAGCAGGTCAAAGACCTCGTCCACCACTTCGCGATGGAGGCCGTCCGCGAGGAGTCGGACGGCATCATCCCGCTCGAAGGCACGGAAGAACAGGCCGATATGCTCGACCGCATCGTCGAGCGGTTCGAGGACGCGTACGGCGAGCACGCCGAAGACCGCCTCGTCGAGGTCGACGATATTCTCGGGGCCGAGTCCGCCGCCGACGAGGCGTACCCCAACCTCCGGTCGTTCATCGAGGACGAACTCTTCGCCTACCACGTCGACACGATGGAGAATACGCCCATCGTCTGGAAGATCAGCACAGCGCGGCTCCTCGCCGATGCGAAGGGCGAGGGCTTCGCGTGCTTCGTCGACTACCACTCGCTCGACGCCAGCCTCTTCGACCGCCTGAGTAACCAGTACCTCGAACCGCGGAAGGCCGAACTCCGCGAGCGCCGGTCGGCGGCGAACCAGCGCCGGAACGACGAGTCACTGTCCTCCACGGAGCGAGCCGACGCCACGGACGAGTTCGAGTTCTGCGGTAGTGCGCTCGAACAGATCGCCGAATTCGAGGAAGTGATGCAGGAACTCGGGAGCACGACCGAGCGGGACTTCGACGATGACGACCGCGAACGCGTCGACGCACTCGCTCCGAAGGTGGCCGCCTTCCGTGAGGAGACTGCGAAGCGCATCGAGACGATGGCGGCACTCCGGGAGCAGAAGGGCGAGGAGTGGTTCGAAGACACGTTCTCCCCCAGCTTCTGGGAGAAGGTCGAGGAGTGGCGCGACGAGTGGCTGGACGCGCTCGACGAGCTGGAACACGCCTGCGGGGAGTACGCCAAGCCGACGGACGAGCCCGTGGAGGCGCACCTCGCTGACCTCTTCGACTACTTCAACTGGCGGCTCAAGGGCTCGGATCACTACTCCAGCACGGGCATCCTCTTCATGACCTACTACTTCGACAGTGCGGGTGCCGAACTTCTCGACGAGGACGGCGAGCCGTTCGACACGCTGACCGAGGACGAGCGGATGCTCGCCTCGCTGGCGACCGGGCTGGAGGACGCGTCCATCGTCGACGAGGAGTACCTCGAAGAGATTGCGGACGATGAGGATGTCGACGGCGTTGGCGACCTCCCACCGCTAGCGGAGTTCAAGGCACTGGCCGAAGAGATCGACGACGGCTGCCAGACCGTCTACAAGCGCATCCCCTCGGACTGGAGCGACCGGGCACTCTCGGAGGTGACGACCGCTGGCTACCAGCCGAATCACAAGCACGGAGTCGCAATCAACATCACGCCGCTGGCGGAGCAGAGTGTCGTCCCCGAAATCGTCGAGGACAAAGTCCTATAG
- the pglZ gene encoding BREX-5 system phosphatase PglZ, with the protein MQATQSLPDAAKDTIRRQFDRAESDAPIVLWWDDGNYLEDIIEQACSDLGVHLKVAEETPLELRANPVDDEQVWYVPHVKDPEDKEGDYDWFRDVEHTGSEVELSIEDLTVRVFGSEQLQAWELKNATQTEDPVKRREVARILHDKLTGVQLPTLEQLRTQIVTGGYTDPVAFVLENGWGDIDDEPGTVDQMKDLLTGEGVDAVANEADPAGIVIATRRWAVAEWLIHAGADADAFPPEFRAETAGAHDLPELKSVLNNTASPGIIADRYLGETVWTEVVGDVEDPWELSDCIVDAALEHRLWDEWHASFEAGDYETCLARATDRYEALRGSEGFHGEYRGAYGPDSPWTKTWEQAAEVARLAHRLDTWDDQTTDDVVALYADEDEGTWQIDNAVLKLVVSGEPETKLSGDHPATETLADLRMQLQSEYVDYLEDLGDLVTENVEAGAPFVDENHAYQFFTKESTGLESGQSVALFVIDALRLDLARQLADELREYVATLPADAPEFAVDESVWLGTLPSETEFGKAALTPGEVSMFDISLVDGDLQPLRNNRHVTTNRRNSLLKSDGWTVTREEDDGWQSTRVAYFKNDLDNIGEKELSDLEEMLSRRVETLAEFIGEKLQQGEWDQAYILTDHGFVLLPHHVTPEKISRPDASTDSGRRWVAGEDVDEDTPGVLLDSSARLGYLDANVSVLTSPLKRFSKQGMGDARFYHGGLLPQEFVLDFISITQG; encoded by the coding sequence ATGCAAGCGACACAATCTCTCCCTGACGCCGCGAAGGACACCATTCGTCGTCAGTTCGACCGTGCCGAGTCGGATGCCCCGATCGTACTTTGGTGGGACGACGGGAACTATCTCGAGGATATCATCGAGCAAGCCTGTAGCGACCTCGGCGTCCACCTCAAGGTCGCAGAGGAGACGCCGCTGGAACTCCGGGCAAATCCCGTCGACGACGAACAGGTCTGGTACGTCCCACACGTCAAGGACCCCGAGGACAAGGAGGGCGATTACGACTGGTTCCGCGACGTGGAGCACACGGGCAGCGAGGTCGAACTAAGCATTGAGGACCTCACCGTCCGTGTTTTCGGGAGTGAGCAACTTCAAGCGTGGGAGCTGAAGAACGCGACTCAGACCGAAGATCCCGTGAAGCGGCGAGAGGTCGCACGGATTCTGCACGACAAACTCACCGGAGTACAGCTACCGACGCTCGAACAACTCCGAACCCAAATCGTCACCGGAGGCTACACCGACCCCGTGGCGTTCGTACTTGAGAACGGGTGGGGGGATATCGATGATGAGCCCGGAACCGTCGACCAGATGAAGGATCTGCTGACGGGTGAGGGAGTCGATGCGGTCGCAAACGAGGCAGATCCAGCGGGAATCGTTATTGCGACGCGTCGATGGGCTGTCGCCGAGTGGCTGATTCACGCTGGAGCCGATGCAGATGCGTTCCCGCCTGAGTTCCGTGCGGAGACCGCTGGCGCTCACGACCTTCCGGAGCTCAAGTCCGTGCTGAACAACACGGCCTCTCCCGGTATCATCGCTGACCGCTATCTCGGCGAGACGGTATGGACCGAGGTCGTCGGTGACGTGGAAGATCCATGGGAACTCTCGGATTGTATCGTCGACGCCGCACTCGAACATCGACTCTGGGACGAGTGGCACGCGTCCTTCGAGGCGGGTGACTACGAGACGTGCCTCGCCCGTGCGACCGACCGCTACGAGGCCCTCCGAGGGAGTGAGGGCTTCCACGGCGAATACCGAGGCGCGTACGGGCCGGACAGCCCGTGGACGAAGACGTGGGAACAAGCAGCGGAGGTGGCTCGATTGGCACACCGGCTGGATACGTGGGACGACCAGACTACCGACGATGTCGTCGCCCTCTACGCCGACGAGGACGAGGGGACATGGCAGATTGACAACGCGGTACTCAAGCTCGTGGTCTCGGGTGAACCCGAGACGAAACTCTCTGGCGACCACCCAGCGACCGAGACGCTCGCCGACCTGCGGATGCAGCTACAGTCGGAGTACGTCGACTATCTCGAAGATCTCGGCGACCTCGTCACTGAGAACGTAGAAGCGGGGGCACCGTTCGTCGACGAGAATCACGCCTACCAGTTCTTCACGAAGGAGTCCACTGGGCTCGAGAGTGGTCAGAGTGTTGCCCTGTTCGTCATCGACGCTCTCCGCCTCGACCTCGCCCGCCAGCTCGCGGACGAGTTGCGCGAGTACGTTGCCACTCTCCCTGCCGATGCCCCCGAGTTCGCTGTCGACGAGAGCGTCTGGCTCGGAACGCTTCCCTCGGAGACCGAGTTCGGCAAGGCCGCGCTCACTCCGGGAGAGGTCAGTATGTTCGATATCTCGCTTGTCGACGGCGACCTACAGCCACTCCGGAATAACCGGCACGTCACGACCAACCGCCGCAATTCGCTACTGAAGAGCGACGGCTGGACGGTGACCCGCGAAGAGGATGATGGGTGGCAGTCGACGCGCGTCGCCTACTTCAAGAACGACCTCGACAACATCGGCGAGAAGGAACTCAGCGACCTCGAAGAGATGCTCTCTCGCCGTGTCGAAACTCTCGCTGAGTTCATCGGCGAGAAACTTCAGCAGGGTGAGTGGGATCAGGCATACATCTTGACCGACCACGGATTCGTTCTCCTCCCACACCACGTGACACCAGAGAAGATCTCGCGACCCGACGCGTCTACAGACTCTGGGCGACGCTGGGTCGCTGGGGAGGATGTGGACGAGGATACGCCCGGCGTGCTGCTCGATTCCAGCGCGCGACTGGGCTATCTGGACGCAAACGTGAGCGTTCTCACGAGCCCTCTCAAGCGGTTCAGTAAGCAAGGAATGGGTGACGCTCGATTCTACCACGGCGGGCTGCTACCGCAGGAATTCGTCCTCGACTTCATCAGTATCACGCAGGGCTGA
- a CDS encoding helicase-related protein — MTDSTFSPGQQVILNGASAEVIQTRTVGDLQYLRAYIDGEGVKTVCLDDVEIQPRQDPIDTVSDQQLESLHPDHDAVSAQWFDLHTQATKLKLAHEQGQLLSISNSLVRLEPYQLACVNWVMQKLRQRALIGDDVGLGKTIEAGLILKELSARNRADRVLFVVPAHLQKKWVRDMDRFFDVNLTVADRAWVEGERRRLGEEANIWNQDQQQLVTSMAFVRQDEFRPALEDVFWDVVVVDEAHKAAKRGDSPSKTSNAVDTITGNSDSLLLLSATPHDGKGEAFRSLVEYVDPFLVAEDRELTQEAVDRVMIRRGKEGLYDDNGERIFPDREVSSVSVQMTHDERQFYRGVTDYVKHVYNRSEKLNEPAVGFAMALMQKRLVSSVGAIHSTLRRRLNNLLDEETATDDLSEETEAYLDGEDLDEDGKQQAEDEIAGVTVATNDEQLQEEIDTLRDLVALAEGLPVDSKAQKVRRFISQLLEEQPNEKLLLFTEYRDTLDYLLEFVQDEPWADEILVIHGDVDKEDRARIEEEFNHGQSRLLFATDAASEGIDLQHSCHIMANYELPWNPNRLEQRIGRIHRYGQEKEVKVWNFLFEDTRESEIFEMLQHKVDEIRSKLGNTADVLGMLDDIDVDSLIMKSIQNDEPASATKEELEEMIEERQRTLEEWYERSLVETSTFDAESRRQIQEVVDDSEDVYGSEGDIREFFEQAVTAFGGEFEKQGTNLYRAELPEGLRPSNGDESYGPFTFDRDFAMEHEGITYLAPDTDVLQRLMARVLDDERGEVGLKLLPFVDSPGITYNYRVAFEDGTGEVIREETIPVFVDAEQQDAQRALGERVVEGETVSAKPEVAHLQQTLAVRDELRTAADRYVSIRVNEIKAELGASRHEETARELENLNEYAQAERERIEAFIEEYQRKAEGGSDMNIAIRGQQERLEKLESRIERRRKELRQRERVISLAPEVENYCLTLPL; from the coding sequence ATGACGGACTCTACGTTCTCTCCCGGACAGCAAGTGATTCTGAACGGTGCATCTGCCGAGGTGATACAGACCCGGACAGTCGGCGACCTGCAGTATCTCCGCGCCTATATCGACGGTGAAGGCGTCAAGACGGTCTGTCTGGACGACGTTGAAATTCAACCTCGACAAGACCCGATTGACACGGTCAGCGACCAGCAACTCGAATCCCTCCACCCGGATCACGATGCGGTATCGGCTCAGTGGTTCGACCTCCACACGCAGGCGACGAAGCTCAAACTCGCCCATGAACAGGGCCAGTTGCTGAGTATCTCGAACTCGCTCGTCCGGTTGGAGCCCTACCAACTGGCGTGTGTGAACTGGGTGATGCAGAAGCTTCGCCAGCGAGCGCTCATCGGCGATGACGTGGGGCTCGGGAAGACGATCGAAGCCGGGCTCATCCTCAAGGAATTGTCCGCTCGGAACCGTGCTGACCGTGTCCTGTTCGTCGTGCCAGCTCACCTGCAGAAAAAGTGGGTCAGGGACATGGATCGCTTCTTCGACGTGAATCTGACCGTCGCCGACCGGGCATGGGTAGAGGGCGAGCGGCGACGGCTCGGCGAGGAGGCGAACATCTGGAATCAGGACCAGCAGCAGTTGGTCACGAGTATGGCCTTCGTCCGGCAAGATGAATTCCGCCCGGCACTCGAAGACGTGTTCTGGGATGTCGTAGTGGTCGACGAGGCGCACAAAGCAGCCAAGCGAGGAGATTCTCCCAGTAAGACCTCCAATGCTGTCGATACGATAACGGGGAATTCGGACTCACTGCTCCTCCTGAGTGCGACTCCCCACGACGGTAAGGGCGAGGCGTTCCGCTCACTCGTTGAGTACGTCGACCCGTTCCTCGTCGCTGAAGATAGGGAACTCACGCAGGAAGCCGTCGACCGCGTGATGATTCGTCGGGGGAAGGAGGGTCTCTACGACGACAACGGTGAGCGGATCTTTCCGGACCGAGAGGTCAGTTCGGTTTCCGTCCAGATGACGCACGACGAGCGGCAGTTCTACCGGGGCGTCACCGACTACGTGAAGCACGTCTACAATCGCTCGGAGAAACTCAACGAGCCCGCAGTTGGCTTCGCGATGGCGTTGATGCAGAAACGGCTGGTGAGCAGTGTCGGTGCCATTCACTCGACGCTCCGCCGCCGACTCAATAACCTCCTCGACGAGGAAACCGCGACGGACGATCTCTCCGAGGAGACCGAAGCCTATCTCGACGGGGAGGATCTCGACGAGGACGGGAAGCAGCAGGCTGAAGACGAGATTGCCGGGGTTACAGTGGCGACTAACGACGAGCAACTCCAAGAGGAGATTGACACGCTTCGCGACCTCGTCGCACTTGCGGAGGGTCTTCCGGTCGACTCGAAGGCACAGAAGGTCCGACGGTTCATCAGCCAGCTACTCGAAGAGCAACCGAACGAGAAGCTCCTCCTGTTCACGGAGTATCGGGACACCCTCGACTATCTTCTGGAGTTCGTGCAGGACGAACCGTGGGCTGACGAGATTCTGGTCATCCATGGAGACGTGGACAAGGAAGATCGAGCTCGTATCGAGGAGGAATTCAACCACGGTCAATCACGACTGTTGTTCGCGACGGACGCGGCGAGCGAGGGCATCGATTTGCAACACAGCTGCCATATTATGGCCAACTACGAGCTGCCATGGAATCCAAATCGCTTGGAGCAACGTATCGGTCGCATCCACCGCTATGGTCAGGAGAAGGAGGTCAAGGTCTGGAACTTCCTCTTCGAAGATACCCGCGAGAGCGAGATCTTCGAGATGCTCCAGCACAAGGTCGACGAGATCCGGTCGAAGCTCGGCAATACTGCCGACGTGCTCGGGATGCTCGACGACATCGACGTGGATTCGCTCATCATGAAGTCCATCCAGAACGACGAGCCAGCGAGTGCAACCAAGGAAGAACTCGAGGAGATGATCGAGGAGCGTCAGCGTACGCTCGAGGAGTGGTACGAGCGGAGCCTTGTCGAGACAAGTACCTTCGACGCGGAGAGCCGACGGCAGATTCAGGAGGTGGTGGACGACTCCGAGGATGTCTACGGGAGCGAGGGTGATATCCGGGAATTCTTCGAGCAAGCTGTGACGGCCTTCGGTGGCGAGTTCGAGAAGCAGGGTACCAATCTATATCGGGCTGAGCTACCCGAGGGTCTTCGACCGTCGAACGGCGACGAGTCGTACGGCCCCTTCACGTTCGACCGGGACTTCGCGATGGAACATGAGGGAATCACGTATCTTGCGCCCGATACGGATGTGTTGCAGCGGTTGATGGCACGGGTGCTCGACGACGAACGTGGTGAAGTCGGACTCAAGTTACTCCCTTTCGTCGACAGTCCGGGTATCACCTACAACTATCGCGTAGCGTTCGAGGATGGTACGGGGGAGGTGATTCGAGAGGAGACGATTCCTGTCTTCGTCGATGCCGAGCAACAAGATGCGCAACGGGCGCTCGGAGAACGAGTTGTCGAGGGGGAGACGGTCTCTGCGAAACCGGAAGTGGCCCATCTTCAGCAAACCTTGGCCGTAAGAGACGAGCTTCGCACAGCTGCTGATCGGTACGTGAGTATCCGGGTCAACGAAATCAAGGCTGAGTTGGGTGCCAGCCGGCACGAAGAAACGGCCCGTGAATTAGAGAATCTAAATGAGTATGCACAGGCCGAGCGAGAGCGGATCGAGGCCTTCATCGAGGAGTACCAGCGCAAAGCAGAGGGAGGATCAGACATGAACATCGCTATCCGCGGCCAGCAGGAGCGTCTCGAGAAACTCGAATCTCGCATTGAGCGGAGGCGAAAGGAACTACGCCAGCGCGAGCGAGTGATCTCGTTGGCTCCAGAAGTCGAGAATTACTGTCTCACACTTCCTCTTTGA
- a CDS encoding chorismate mutase produces MTRNEYTASDDEDPSLDELREEIEDIDREIVELIARRTYVADSVAQVKAEKDLPTTDEGQEERVMERAGRNAEQFDVDSNLVKAVFRLLIELNKVEQRENR; encoded by the coding sequence ATGACCCGAAACGAATACACCGCATCCGACGACGAGGACCCGTCGCTGGACGAACTACGCGAGGAGATCGAAGACATCGACCGGGAGATCGTCGAACTGATCGCCCGGCGAACCTACGTCGCCGACTCGGTCGCACAGGTGAAAGCCGAAAAGGACCTGCCGACGACCGACGAGGGCCAAGAAGAGCGCGTGATGGAGCGTGCGGGGCGAAACGCCGAACAGTTCGACGTGGACTCGAACCTCGTGAAGGCCGTGTTTCGACTGCTCATCGAGCTGAACAAGGTCGAGCAGCGGGAGAATCGGTAG
- a CDS encoding shikimate kinase, which translates to MHGHAVALGAGTVLNALSTGTGSAFAIDAETAATVELDDSGTVTGEVAEDVDADTRLIERCVELAVERYGDDGAPFGGSVRTESDVPMAAGLKSSSAAANATVLAAADALGADPDRLDACRLGVRAARDVGVTVTGAFDDASASMLGGVTVTDNDTDEVLARDEVTWDVLVWTPDERAYSADADVEQCANVAPMAELVADLALDDRYAEAMTVNGLAFSAALGFSPRPAVEAMPHVAGVSLSGTGPSVVAVGDDSGLDRVQELWDERSGRTWRTTTRNDGARIQ; encoded by the coding sequence ATGCACGGCCACGCAGTCGCGTTGGGGGCGGGAACGGTGCTGAACGCCCTCTCGACGGGGACCGGATCGGCCTTCGCCATCGACGCCGAGACGGCCGCCACCGTCGAACTCGACGACTCCGGGACGGTCACCGGTGAGGTCGCCGAAGACGTCGACGCCGACACCCGTCTCATCGAGCGCTGCGTCGAACTCGCGGTCGAGAGGTACGGCGACGACGGCGCGCCGTTCGGCGGATCCGTCCGGACCGAGAGCGACGTCCCGATGGCCGCGGGGTTGAAAAGTTCGAGCGCCGCGGCCAACGCGACGGTCCTCGCCGCCGCCGACGCGCTCGGAGCCGATCCGGACCGACTCGACGCGTGTCGGCTCGGGGTCCGGGCGGCCCGCGACGTCGGCGTCACCGTGACCGGCGCGTTCGACGACGCCTCGGCGTCGATGCTCGGTGGGGTCACGGTCACCGACAACGACACCGACGAGGTGCTCGCCCGCGACGAGGTGACCTGGGACGTCCTCGTCTGGACGCCCGACGAACGCGCCTACAGCGCCGACGCCGACGTCGAGCAGTGTGCGAACGTCGCCCCGATGGCCGAGTTAGTCGCCGATCTCGCACTCGACGACCGGTACGCCGAGGCGATGACCGTGAACGGGCTGGCGTTCTCGGCCGCGCTCGGCTTCTCGCCTCGACCGGCCGTCGAGGCGATGCCGCACGTCGCCGGCGTGTCGCTCTCTGGGACCGGCCCGAGCGTCGTCGCCGTGGGCGACGATTCGGGGCTCGATCGCGTCCAGGAACTGTGGGACGAACGAAGCGGACGAACGTGGCGAACGACCACCCGAAACGACGGAGCACGCATCCAATGA